ACTCCCGAGAGCCGCTGCAGGAAGTTCAGGGCCGATCGCTCTGCGGTCAGGAGAGCGCGGCCCGAGCCCCTCGCGGTCAGGATCCGGTCGCCCGCGCCGAAGGGCTCGCCCGGTTCGAGAGGGCTCTCGATCTCGATTCCCGGATCGACGGCGCGAAAGACGGCGCGCGCCACACCCAGGCCGCTCAGGACGCCCTTCTGTCTCGCCCGGACCACGGCGACCGCGCGCGCCCCCTCCGGAACCAGGGCCGCGGTCAGATCCCCCTCCCCGACGTCCTCCAGAAGGGCGAGGCGGGCCATCGCCTCCTCGACCACGCCCAGTCCTTCGTCCCTAGCCATCTGGTCCTCTCCTCGCGCCCTCGATCGACGATGTCACTCCTGCCCCTCGATCTCGAAGATCCGATCCCGGATCGATGCGGCCCGCTCGTACTCGAGCCGCTCCGCCGCCGCCTTCATCTCATCCGTCAGGAGCGCCACCATCTGTTCCCTCGTCATCCGGCTCGGGTCGATCTCGACCTGCTCCGGCTCGATCGGCGTCGCGTCGGCGACGGCGGTCTGCAGGAGGATCTCGTCCACCGACTTCTCGATCGTCCTGGGCGTGATCCCGTGCTCCCGATTGTAGGCGAGCTGCTTCGCCCGCCGCCTCTCCGTCTCCCGCAGCGCCCCGGTCATCGAGGGGGTCACATTCTCGGCGTAGAGGATCACGCGGCCGCTCACGTTGCGCGCCGCGCGCCCCGCCGTCTGGATGAGGGACCGCTCGGAGCGGAGGAACCCCTCCCGGTCGGCGTCGAGGATCGCGACCAGGGAGACTTCCGGCAGGTCGAGCCCCTCGCGAAGGAGGTTGATCCCGACCAGGACATCGAACTTCCCGAGGCGCAGCCCGCGCAGGATCTCCATCCGCTCGATCGCGTTGACGTCGGAGTGGATGTAGCGGACGCGGACTCCCGCCTCCAGGAGGTAGTCGGTCAAGTCCTCCGCCATCCGCTTGGTCAGGGTCGTCACCAGGACCCGCTCGCCCCGGGCCGTCCGCTCCCGGATCTCGGCGAGCAGGTCGTCGATCTGCCCCTCGACGGGGCGGACCTGGATCTCGGGATCGATGAGGCCGGTCGGCCGGATCACCTGCTCGACGACGACCCCCTTGCACCGGTCGAGCTCGTAGGCGGCCGGCGTCGCCGAGACATAGATCCGCTGCCCCGTCACGACGTCCCACTCGTCGAACTTGAGGGGGCGATTGTCGAGGGCCGAAGGGAGCCGGAATCCGAAGTCGACCAGAGTCCGCTTGCGCGAGCGGTCCCCCTCGTACATCCCCCCGACCTGCGGCAGGGTGACATGGCTCTCGTCGACGAACGTGATGAAGCCCTTCGGGAAGTAGTCGAGGAGGCAGGCGGGGCGCGAGCCCGCGGGACGGCCGGCCAGGTGCCTCGAGTAGTTCTCGATCCCCTGGCAGAAGCCGACGGTCCGCAGCATCTCGAGGTCGTAGCGCGTCCGCATCCGCAGGCGCTGCGCCTCGAGGAGCTTCTGCTCCGCGTTGAGCTCGGCGAGCCTGCCCTCCAGCTCCTCCTCGATGCCGGAGATCGCGCGCTCGAGCCGCTCGCTCGGGGTCGCGAAGTGGGAGGCCGGGAAGACCGAGATCCTCTCGATGCGCCGCTTCACCTGCCCGGTGAGCGGATCGATCGCCGAGAGGCGCTCGATCTCGTCGCCGAAGAGCTCGACCCGGAATGCCTCCTCCTCGTGCGAGGGGAAGATCTCGACGACATCGCCGCGCACCCGGAACTTCCCGCGCGAGAACTCCAGGTCGTTTCGCGCGTACTGGATGGCGACCAGCTTCGAGAGGATCGCCTCGCGGGGCGAGGTCTCGCCGACGGTGAGCTGCAGGGTCTGGCCCAGGAAGTCCTCCGGGGCGCCGAGGCCGTAGATGCACGAGACCGAGGCGACGATGATGACGTCGCGGCGCGAGAGGAGGACCGAGGTTGCGTGGAGCCTCAGGCGATCGATCTCCTCGTTGATCGAGGCGTCCTTCTCGATGTAGGTGTCGGTCGCCGGAACGTAGGCCTCCGGCTGGTAGTAGTCGTAGTAGGAGACGAAGTAGCCGACGGCGTTCTCCGGGAAGTAGGCGCGGAACTCCCCATAGAGCTGGGCGGCGAGCGTCTTGTTGTGCGAGAGGATCAGCGTGGGCCGGTTCACGCGGGCGATCACATTCGCCATCGTGAAGGTCTTGCCGGAGCCGGTCACGCCGAGCAGGGTCTGGTGCCCCTCCCCGGAGACGATCCCCTCCACGAGGCGCTCGATCGCCTCCGGCTGGTCCCCCTTGGGCTCGTATTTCGCGACGAGGCGGAAGCGGTCCATCACTCCCCGCCGGCTAGCGCGTCGTGCGCACCGTGTAGGTCAGGACGACCTCCTGGTCGGCGCCGACATCGACCATCCATTCCGCCGTGTAGGCGTCCTTCTTCTGGTGCGGGAGCGACGACTCCAGAACCCTCCAGTCCCCCCAGAAGCGATCCTGGGCGACGATCGTGATCGGCTCGGTCTTTCGGTTGCGGAACTTCACCTCGAACATCTGATCCATGACCCGGTCGGACACCCTGGCCCGGTCCTTGACGGTCCGCTCGGCGACGACGTCGAAGGCGTTGCCGAGGCCGAGGCGGACCTTCTCGTTCTTGGGCGTGTGATCGATCATGTCCTCGCCCACGAACTGCTGCCCCCCCCTCGAGTCGCGCTTGTAGGTGCGGACCTTTCCCTTGGGCAGGGGGATCCCCAGGCCGCGCTCCTCCTTGTTGTCGAACTCGATGACGATCCGGATCTTCTTCTCGTCCTGCCACGGCTTGTACTCGAAGAGCTTCTTGACCGGCGTCCGCGTCGGTGAGAAGAGGGCGATCTGCTTGGTCTCCCGATCGCGGACGGTCGTCGGATACGGGAGCGTGTAGAGGTGGTACTCGAAGAAGCTCTCCTCCTCGAAGCCCACGTCGGCCTTCATCCTCATGGCGCTCGCGGCCAGCCTCTCCTCCATCATGGGCGCCG
Above is a genomic segment from Candidatus Eisenbacteria bacterium containing:
- the uvrB gene encoding excinuclease ABC subunit UvrB — encoded protein: MDRFRLVAKYEPKGDQPEAIERLVEGIVSGEGHQTLLGVTGSGKTFTMANVIARVNRPTLILSHNKTLAAQLYGEFRAYFPENAVGYFVSYYDYYQPEAYVPATDTYIEKDASINEEIDRLRLHATSVLLSRRDVIIVASVSCIYGLGAPEDFLGQTLQLTVGETSPREAILSKLVAIQYARNDLEFSRGKFRVRGDVVEIFPSHEEEAFRVELFGDEIERLSAIDPLTGQVKRRIERISVFPASHFATPSERLERAISGIEEELEGRLAELNAEQKLLEAQRLRMRTRYDLEMLRTVGFCQGIENYSRHLAGRPAGSRPACLLDYFPKGFITFVDESHVTLPQVGGMYEGDRSRKRTLVDFGFRLPSALDNRPLKFDEWDVVTGQRIYVSATPAAYELDRCKGVVVEQVIRPTGLIDPEIQVRPVEGQIDDLLAEIRERTARGERVLVTTLTKRMAEDLTDYLLEAGVRVRYIHSDVNAIERMEILRGLRLGKFDVLVGINLLREGLDLPEVSLVAILDADREGFLRSERSLIQTAGRAARNVSGRVILYAENVTPSMTGALRETERRRAKQLAYNREHGITPRTIEKSVDEILLQTAVADATPIEPEQVEIDPSRMTREQMVALLTDEMKAAAERLEYERAASIRDRIFEIEGQE